One region of Miscanthus floridulus cultivar M001 chromosome 19, ASM1932011v1, whole genome shotgun sequence genomic DNA includes:
- the LOC136526456 gene encoding late embryogenesis abundant protein 31-like: MTGGCRRRARLPQPCSPRTLHTSSSGGRCRGTKITICEVLEVTVFFAGDQPVEASDAAAEARATGLDEAPTGGLAAQARVAADANAQTERETDKTTLRQVLAVRHTSFLACAMLVKLSWRPLSQAGRNGEAEGADKEVEREDAERVVDAEVRSDPDAARRGGRVHRRRRAAEPLPAVTAS, from the coding sequence ATGACGGGAGGATGCCGACGGCGAGCACGACTGCCCCAACCATGTTCACCACGCACCCTCCACACCAGCAGCAGCGGTGGGCGCTGCCGAGGGACCAAGATAACGATCTGTGAAGTGCTGGAGGTGACCGTGTTCTTTGCAGGCGACCAGCCGGTTGAGGCGAGCGACGCGGCGGCCGAGGCACGTGCGACCGGGCTGGACGAGGCGCCGACGGGCGGGCTCGCCGCGCAGGCGCGTGTGGCCGCGGACGCCAACGCCCAGACGGAGCGCGAGACGGACAAGACCACGCTGCGCCAAGTCCTCGCGGTTCGCCACACGTCCTTCCTCGCATGTGCTATGCTAGTCAAATTAAGCTGGCGACCCTTGTCCCAAGCAGGACGCAACGGCGAGGCAGAGGGCGCGGACAAGGAGGTGGAGCGGGAAGACGCGGAGCGGGTAGTGGACGCGGAGGTGCGCAGCGACCCCGACGCGGCCAGGCGGGGTGGGCGcgtccatcgccgccgccgcgcggctGAACCGCTGCCGGCAGTCACTGCTAGCTAG